ACAGCTAATCGAGCGTAAGGCGGTTAGTTCTCTTGACTATGAAACTAGCATTGCAGGGCTTCGCACTGCTGAAGCCAAAATTGAAAGCCAAAAGGCCACTATCAACAAAAAGTCGATACGCGCGCCTTTTAGTGGAAAACTGGGTATTCGTAAAATTGATTTAGGTGAATACCTACAGGCAGGTACGCCCATTGTTTCGTTACAAGCATTAGACCAAGTCTTCGTAGACTTCTCTCTGCCTGAACACCACTTTAGCCAGGTGAAAATCGGACAAACTGCGCTTATAAAAGTAGCGGCATGGCCCGGTAAAGAATTTAGCGGCACCATTACAGCCATTGATGCTCGTATTAGCGAAGCCACTCGAAACTTCACTATTCAAGCGACTATAGACAACCCTGATCATGCACTGCTGCCTGGTATGTTTTCTGAAGTACGACTGATTACAGGCCAGCCGAAAGAGCTAATAACAGTGCCAGAGCAAGCCGTCGAAAGAAAGTTATACGGCACCTCAGTATTTGTAATATCTGAAACCACACCTGAATCCTCAGACGCAGAAGCCGCGTCATCAGAACCTGTGTTAACCGTTGAAAGAAGATACGTTAAAACAGGCCTTAGTATGGATGGTCATATCGAAATCACTTCCGGCTTAACAGAGGGTGAGCAGGTAGTTGTTGCAGGCCAGTTAAAGCTACAAAACGGCTCCCGTGTTGTCATCAACAACACAGTCGAACTCAACTAAGGGGGCGGTATGCGCTTTACTGATTTATTTATACGCCGCCCGGTTCTCGCTTCGGTGGTGAGCCTGGTTATTCTGCTGCTCGGACTGAACGCACTTAAAGAGCTCCAAGTACGCCAATACCCAGAGTTGGAAAACTCGATTATATCGATTGTTACCGCCTACCCTGGCGCTAGCTCAGAACTGGTCGCGGGCTTTATCACCACGCCTATACAGCAAGCCGTTGCCAGTGCTGAGGGGATCGATTACCTCAAGTCCACTAGCTCTCAAGGTGTTAGCTTGATTCAGGCGCACCTAAAGCTCGGTCAGAATGCCAACGAAGCGATGACCGAAGTACTTGCGAAAGTCTCTGAAGCCCGAAAAGAGCTTCCTGCTGATGCTGAAGAACCCGTGGTTTCAAAATCCACAGGTGGCACTACCTCCCTACTCTACCTCAGTTTTTCCAGTGAGCAGATGGAAGAGACGCAAATTACCGATTATCTGAAACGAGTGGTACAACCTCAACTTGAGACACTTGAAGGGGTAGCCAGCGCCAAAATTCTCGGTGAGAAGTCATTCGCTATGCGTGTATGGCTTAATCCGGGCAAGTTAGCGGCTTATCAATTAACACCTCAAGACATTGCATTATCACTTAATAGTAATAGCTTTTTATCCGCCGCTGGGCAGACAAAAGGTGAGTATGTCGCAATTAATGTAACCGTAGACACCGACCTCAAAAGCATTAGTGAATTCCAAGACCTCGTGATAAAGCGCGAAAAAGGTACTCTGGTCAGGCTTCACGATGTCGCCACGGTAGAGCTGGGCGCCAAGAACGACGACTCAGCTGTCTACTTTAATGGCAAACGAGCGGTCTTTATTGCCATTGACGCACAGCCCTCGGCAAACCCGCTAACGGTTATTGATGGTGTATACGCAAAACTACCAGACATTCAACGCCAACTTCCTAGCGCTCTTGAAGCCAAAATCAACTACGATGCCACCCGTTTTATTAGGGACTCGATCTCCGAAGTAGTTAAAACAGTCGGCGAAGCAACAGTAATCGTAATTTTTGTCATATTCCTCTTTTTGGGCAGTGGTCGCGCGGTATTGATCCCCGTCGTAACGATTCCCCTATCACTCATCGGCGTCTGCTTTTTTATGCTGGCAATGGGTTACTCCCTGAACTTGCTAACACTGCTCGCCATGGTCTTAGCCATCGGACTGGTGGTGGATGACGCCATCGTAGTGGTTGAAAATATACATCGTCACATCGACGAAGGCCTCACGCCTTTTAAAGCATCCCTTGTAGGGGCTCGTGAGATCGCAGGCCCCGTCATCTCAATGACACTAACACTGGCGGCGGTTTATGCACCTATTGGCTTTATGGGCGGGCTTACAGGCGGGCTGTTTAAAGAGTTCGCATTCGCACTGGCAGGGGCCGTCATTATATCGGGCATTATTGCACTGACACTGTCGCCGATGATGTGTTCAAAGCTACTAACAGAAACAAACAGCCCGATGGCTCAACGCCTCGACAAGCTATTTGATAAAATCAGAATCCGCTATCAGCGACGTCTTCACAACACTTTGAACTATAAGCCCGTCACCCTCGTGATGGTACTAACCATGTTGGTAAGCTGTGTATTCCTCTATCAGTTTTCGAAAAAAGAGCTGGCTCGAAGCGAAGACCAAGGGATCATTTTTAGCCTATCAACCGCACCTGAAAGTGCAACCCACGACTATGTTGATGCTTATACCGGAGAACTGCTTAAGGCCATAGACTCTTTTGAAGAGAAAGAAGGCTCTTTTGTGGTAGCAGGGATGGACAGCGTAAATTCAGTGTTTTCTGGCATGCTGCTAAAACCTTTTAGCGAGCGCGAAAAAACACAAATGGAGCTAGTACCGGTAATGCAGCAAAAGCTATCAGGCATAGCAGGGTTTAGGTCAGTCTCGTTTAACCTTCCTACCTTACCCGGCGCTAGCGGGCTACCAATTCAGTTTGTCATCACTTCGGCGCAAGATCATGAGGTGTTGTACGAGCTTGGTCAAGAGCTGTTAGGTCAAGCGATGCAAAGCGGTATGTTTATCTTTTTAGACTCCGATCTAAAGTTCAATAAACCCAAAGCCGACATTAGCATTGACCGTAGCAAAGCTGCAGAGATGGGTATCAGCATGAAGGATATCGGCTCTGCACTCAGCACCATGTTGAGCGGCGGAACCGTTAACCGTTTTAATGTCGACGGCAGAAGCTATGACATCATCCCCCAGGTTGAACGGGACGCTAGGCGCACCTCTCAGCAGTTAGATGACTACTACATTCGTACAGCTGAAGGCACGTTAATACCACTCTCTACTATCGCTAAGATTACTGAAGATGTAGAGCCAAATAAGCGCGGCCAATTTCAACAGCTCAACTCTATGGTCATTGAAGGGGTTATGCGCCCCGGCGTGAGCCTAGGAGACGCTCTTGGTTACTTAGAGACAACGGCGCTTGAGACATTTCCTAAAGGCGTAGGGATTGATTATGCAGGTCAGTCGCGGCAGTTTATTCAAGAAGGTAGCGCGCTAATATTCACCTTCTTCTTCGCTCTGATCATGATATACCTTGTGCTGGCAGCTCAATTTGAGAGCTTCCGCGACCCCTTCATCATATTGATTAGTGTACCGATGTCGCTGCTGGGCGCTCTACTGCCTATCGCATTCGGTGCTACGTCAATCAATATCTACACCCAGGTTGGACTAGTCACTCTGATTGGTCTTATTAGTAAGCACGGTATCTTAATGGTGGAGTTTGCCAACAAGCTTCAGATCGAAGAAGGGCTTGGCAAACGAGAAGCGATTGAGAAAGCGGCAGGTATTCGCCTCAGGGCAATCTTAATGACTACATCTGCGATGGTCGTCGGTGTTCTGCCGCTTATCTTGGCGACAGGGGCTGGTGCAGCAAGCCGCTTTGATATTGGATTGGTAGTAGCCGCCGGACTTTCTGTTGGTACAATCTTCACGCTATTTGTAGTGCCAGCTATGTATGTCTTCGTTGCTAAAGACCGCAGTAAAGAGGGAGGCCAACAAGCAGATGATACGCCCCCTATCATCGACAGCAAGGCAACACCCAATACGAGCACTTGAGGCACATTGCTTTAACCCCTAAAAGCACTCACTTTTATCTGCAAATACGGGCCAAGCGCCCGTATTTGCTAGTTCTCATTTCAACTCCAGCATAGTCAACGTCTATTTATAAGGTGTGCTTTCGCACCATTAGGTGTTGAAGTCGCAGCTATAAACTCTAAGCCTTCATCTCTTCAAGTTCTCAAACGGTGCGCAAGCGCACCCTATATAGCTTGTCCGGGTGCCTCAAATACGCAGCTAAGCAACAGTATTTCCTAGTTCTCACTTCAAACAAAGCCTACTTATAAGGTGTTTAGTCAGTGCGATTTTAATTGATCTAAGAGATCTAAATTACGCAGTGCTAGCCAATGGACATTATTTATATCAAGCATGTATGCTATCCCTACTTATGGATCACACTAGACTGGACACTCTATGAAAAAAGTATCATCTTCAAAATTACTGATCTCGCTACCCATAATATCCGCGTTAGTCTCTGGTTGTAGCTTTGTTGAGCTCAAACCAGATGCGGATGCGGTGCGAGTTCTAACAGCAGATCAAGCGGCTAACTGCAAATCAGTAGGAAGCGTAACGACAAAGGTTGTTGACGAGGTGCTGCTGATATCACGCAATGAAGAAACAATGGCTGAGGAACTTGAGGTATTAGCACGTAACGAGGCTCTACATTCAGGCGCCAATGCTATCGTACCGATTAGCGATATAGAGGAAGGAAGGCGCACCTATAAGGCATATCTTTGCCCTTAACTTTTCGTTTACTCTATAACCAAAAAAACCGATAGTTTTCACTATCGGTTTTTTTTGTTGAAGCTAAAACTAAGGAGCTATTACTTCTTAGCTTTTCTTTCTCTTTCTTCTGCAATAACTGTTTCAGCTACTGAGTTCGGACAAGGCATGTAGTGTGAGAACTCCATCGAGAACTGACCACGACCAGAAGTCATTGTACGTAGGCTTCCGATGTAACCAAACATTTCAGAAAGAGGAACATCTGCTTTGATACGAACACCGGTCACACCAGCTTCTTGGTCTTTGATCATGCCACGACGACGGTTCAAGTCACCGATAACATCACCAACGTGATCTTCAGGAGTGAACACGTCAACCTTCATGATAGGCTCAATTAGCTGAGGACCTGCTTTTGGTATTGACTGACGGAATGCACCTTTAGCAGCAATTTCAAAGGCTACGGCAGATGAATCGACCGCGTGGTAACCACCATCAAACAACTCAACTTCAACGTCTAATACAGGGAAGCCTGCAAGAACGCCTTCAGACATCATTGTTTGGAAACCTTTCTCAACCGCAGGGAAGAATTCCTTCGGTACGTTACCACCTACAACTGTAGATGAGAATACGAAACCGCTTCCTGGCTCACCAGGCTTGATACGGTAGTCGATCTTACCAAACTGACCAGAACCACCTGACTGTTTCTTGTGTGTGTAGCTATCTTCAACTTCTTGAGTGATAGTTTCACGGTATGCAACCTGAGGCTCACCTACTTCTAGCTCGACGCCATAGGTACGCTTAAGAATATCAACTTTGATATCCAAGTGAAGCTCACCCATACCTTTAAGGATGGTTTCACCTGAGTCTTCATCAGTTTCAACACGGAAAGAAGGATCTTCAGCAACCATTTTACCGATCGCAATACCCATTTTCTCAGAACCACCCTTATCTTTAGGTGATACAGCAATCGAGATTACTGGCTCTGGGAATACCATCGCTTCAAGTGTACATTCGTGCTTAGGATCACATAGAGTATGACCCGTTTGTACGTTCTTCATACCCACAACAGCGATGATGTCACCCGCTTGTGCTGTGTCGATTTCATTACGGTCATCAGCCTGCATTTCAACCATTCGGCCGATACGCTCTGTTTTACCGGTGAAGCTGTTAAGTACAGTATCACCTTTGTTCATCTTACCTGAGTAGATACGGATAAATGTAAGCGCACCAAAGCGGTCATCCATAATCTTAAACGCAAGAGCACGTAGAGGTTCATCAGCAGATACAATTGCTTTTTCGCCTGTTGGGTTACCTTCTGCGTCTGTTAGATCCTGAGGCTCAACTTCAGTTGGGCTTGGCAGGTAAGATACAACCGCGTCTAACAATAACTG
This genomic window from Alkalimarinus sediminis contains:
- a CDS encoding efflux RND transporter periplasmic adaptor subunit; the encoded protein is MQKRMIIMVLTLTIIFGGMFWFLGYFKPKMVNQYFANFQPPPAAISSASATKSSRTPFLESTGSVVAVQEVTVTSEVAGLIQSINFKSGQDVSAGTLLVKLDTSVDQAELKGLIASGKLAEANFKRDKQLIERKAVSSLDYETSIAGLRTAEAKIESQKATINKKSIRAPFSGKLGIRKIDLGEYLQAGTPIVSLQALDQVFVDFSLPEHHFSQVKIGQTALIKVAAWPGKEFSGTITAIDARISEATRNFTIQATIDNPDHALLPGMFSEVRLITGQPKELITVPEQAVERKLYGTSVFVISETTPESSDAEAASSEPVLTVERRYVKTGLSMDGHIEITSGLTEGEQVVVAGQLKLQNGSRVVINNTVELN
- a CDS encoding efflux RND transporter permease subunit, which gives rise to MRFTDLFIRRPVLASVVSLVILLLGLNALKELQVRQYPELENSIISIVTAYPGASSELVAGFITTPIQQAVASAEGIDYLKSTSSQGVSLIQAHLKLGQNANEAMTEVLAKVSEARKELPADAEEPVVSKSTGGTTSLLYLSFSSEQMEETQITDYLKRVVQPQLETLEGVASAKILGEKSFAMRVWLNPGKLAAYQLTPQDIALSLNSNSFLSAAGQTKGEYVAINVTVDTDLKSISEFQDLVIKREKGTLVRLHDVATVELGAKNDDSAVYFNGKRAVFIAIDAQPSANPLTVIDGVYAKLPDIQRQLPSALEAKINYDATRFIRDSISEVVKTVGEATVIVIFVIFLFLGSGRAVLIPVVTIPLSLIGVCFFMLAMGYSLNLLTLLAMVLAIGLVVDDAIVVVENIHRHIDEGLTPFKASLVGAREIAGPVISMTLTLAAVYAPIGFMGGLTGGLFKEFAFALAGAVIISGIIALTLSPMMCSKLLTETNSPMAQRLDKLFDKIRIRYQRRLHNTLNYKPVTLVMVLTMLVSCVFLYQFSKKELARSEDQGIIFSLSTAPESATHDYVDAYTGELLKAIDSFEEKEGSFVVAGMDSVNSVFSGMLLKPFSEREKTQMELVPVMQQKLSGIAGFRSVSFNLPTLPGASGLPIQFVITSAQDHEVLYELGQELLGQAMQSGMFIFLDSDLKFNKPKADISIDRSKAAEMGISMKDIGSALSTMLSGGTVNRFNVDGRSYDIIPQVERDARRTSQQLDDYYIRTAEGTLIPLSTIAKITEDVEPNKRGQFQQLNSMVIEGVMRPGVSLGDALGYLETTALETFPKGVGIDYAGQSRQFIQEGSALIFTFFFALIMIYLVLAAQFESFRDPFIILISVPMSLLGALLPIAFGATSINIYTQVGLVTLIGLISKHGILMVEFANKLQIEEGLGKREAIEKAAGIRLRAILMTTSAMVVGVLPLILATGAGAASRFDIGLVVAAGLSVGTIFTLFVVPAMYVFVAKDRSKEGGQQADDTPPIIDSKATPNTST
- a CDS encoding DUF4156 domain-containing protein translates to MKKVSSSKLLISLPIISALVSGCSFVELKPDADAVRVLTADQAANCKSVGSVTTKVVDEVLLISRNEETMAEELEVLARNEALHSGANAIVPISDIEEGRRTYKAYLCP
- the fusA gene encoding elongation factor G, with translation MTDLSKYRNIGIFAHVDAGKTTTTERILKLTGKIHKLGEVHEGESTTDFMEQEAERGITIQSAAVSCFWNNHRFNVIDTPGHVDFTVEVYRSLKVLDGGIGVFCGSGGVEPQSETNWRYANESEVARIIFVNKLDRMGADFLRVTDQVTNVLGAKPLIMVLPIGREDEFTGVVDLLTRKAYVWDETGQPENYTVEDIPADMVEDVEMYREQLIETAVEMDDDLMMAYMDGEEPSIEDINRCIRIGTRDLAFFPTYCGSAFKNKGMQLLLDAVVSYLPSPTEVEPQDLTDAEGNPTGEKAIVSADEPLRALAFKIMDDRFGALTFIRIYSGKMNKGDTVLNSFTGKTERIGRMVEMQADDRNEIDTAQAGDIIAVVGMKNVQTGHTLCDPKHECTLEAMVFPEPVISIAVSPKDKGGSEKMGIAIGKMVAEDPSFRVETDEDSGETILKGMGELHLDIKVDILKRTYGVELEVGEPQVAYRETITQEVEDSYTHKKQSGGSGQFGKIDYRIKPGEPGSGFVFSSTVVGGNVPKEFFPAVEKGFQTMMSEGVLAGFPVLDVEVELFDGGYHAVDSSAVAFEIAAKGAFRQSIPKAGPQLIEPIMKVDVFTPEDHVGDVIGDLNRRRGMIKDQEAGVTGVRIKADVPLSEMFGYIGSLRTMTSGRGQFSMEFSHYMPCPNSVAETVIAEERERKAKK